CGGTGTTGGTGGCACTGATTCATGCCATGTCCCCTCAAGAGGTGATTAATAACCTGAACTCTCTGAAACAACGGGGAGCCATGGATCACCCGGAGGTAAAGGTGCTGATTGATGAGAAGCTCGAAGCGGCTCAAAAGGCAAATCGGGTTTCGGCACTGAAGGCGCAAGTGGCATCGAATGCGACGGAACTGGATACGGAAACGATCGCCAAGCTAGAGGCGATCGCCAACACCCAAGTGAAAAAGCGGGGCAACATTGTTAAACCGACGGCTTTGCTGGTGGATAAATCTGGTTCTATGCATTCGGCGATCGAAGTCGGTAAGCAGCTTGCTGCCTTGATTTCCGGCATTACCACGGCGGATTTGTTTGTCTGGGCTTTTGATACCATGCCCTATGAAGTCAAAGCCCAAGGCAAGGAACTCACAGACTGGGAAAAAGCCTTTAAGCACATTAACGCTGGGGGTGGAACCAGTATCGGCTGTGGCGTAGAAGCCATGCGGCGCAACCGTCAACGGGTAGAACAAATCATCCTGGTGACTGACGAAGGCGAAAACAGCTCTCCCTACTTTGTGGATGCTTTAGACTACTATCGTCAAGCCATGCAGGTTCTGCCCAATGTAATCATTGTGCGGGTGAACTCTAGCTATAACTGGGTAGAAGGGCAGTTAAAGAAAAATAAGATGCCCGTAGAAACCTTTACGTTTAAGGGGGACTACTACTCTCTGCCCAACTTAGTGCCTCTGTTGTCCCGTCCCTCTCGGTTAGAGCTGTTGATGGAAATCCTTGAAACTCCTCTACCCGTAAGGCAAGACTAACTAAAAACCTCCCTATTCACTGGGGAGGTTTTTCTGTGTCGTTATAATTTTTTGTAACATTTAATTCCGTCGCCTATTTGAGTGTACTGCTCTCAAATATCCATAAAGAGCTTGA
Above is a window of Roseofilum capinflatum BLCC-M114 DNA encoding:
- a CDS encoding vWA domain-containing protein; this encodes MKNAEQDLRLEMLNSLLTTPHRKLQEVAELHDLLVQLDPLFYGHLAVWYQHNGDVRDHKEVFVGSLLTSQLPEHRSAGFVMLQQFPPYQVARVVDFMKQFQNKVPRCARTAVTRYLRKREGNPKQFDRAALRGRKAMKHLYATLHIKPNERANAVLFKDNPPEDSLAFALKQVAKAATPAEQAQLIVKHGIPYTIAIGAVKQVTPTVLVALIHAMSPQEVINNLNSLKQRGAMDHPEVKVLIDEKLEAAQKANRVSALKAQVASNATELDTETIAKLEAIANTQVKKRGNIVKPTALLVDKSGSMHSAIEVGKQLAALISGITTADLFVWAFDTMPYEVKAQGKELTDWEKAFKHINAGGGTSIGCGVEAMRRNRQRVEQIILVTDEGENSSPYFVDALDYYRQAMQVLPNVIIVRVNSSYNWVEGQLKKNKMPVETFTFKGDYYSLPNLVPLLSRPSRLELLMEILETPLPVRQD